A window of Solanum stenotomum isolate F172 chromosome 3, ASM1918654v1, whole genome shotgun sequence contains these coding sequences:
- the LOC125857544 gene encoding uncharacterized protein LOC125857544, with protein MRPLSSSSPPVLPNDASESGDSAERRLHEAEERLREAIEELQRRQRRARGIYPPCDHADESCVANAIGNVCQSFLLSYGVRVGIGILLRAFKLARRQSYSSLLDLKQLVSEKDLIVREEACRIGLLFGGFSGSYHALRCLLRKLRRKETPLNAILAGSVAGLSILALDDSNRRRTLALYLLARLSQCAYNSAKSKNRFHLWGSHWSHGDSLLFALACAQVMYCFIMRPESLPKAYRDFIQKTGPVAAPVYKAVKDCCRGSPVDVASLHAYLSKAKGSTTMKLEEFPSIIPCSVIHPGTKSCLVHDANAAAATFRKTFPLYFSLTFVPFVVLRLQKFMDAPTRTCWYALTGAVRSTTFLSAFVGIFQAVICCHRKVASKDHKLVYWVAGALSGLSVLLEKKARRGELALYVLPRAADSLWYILVNRHLLPDIKNAEVPLFCACMGGIMYYLEHEPDTMAPFLRGLIRRFLASRISNPTPPSSKGASYTYLHTHDAMKETKMAEIRETETLTAEKYNLESIPGL; from the exons ATGCGTCCTCTGTCCTCTTCTTCGCCGCCGGTTTTACCTAACGACGCTTCTGAAAGCGGTGACTCCGCCGAGCGCCGTCTTCATGAGGCGGAGGAGCGCTTAAGAGAGGCAATTGAAGAGCTTCAGCGCCGGCAACGTCGTGCCAGGGGTATCTACCCGCCCTGTGACCATGCCGATGAATCATGTGTTGCTAACGCAATTGGTAACGTTTGTCAAAGTTTTCTTCTCTCTTACGGTGTGCGCGTTGGCATCGGAATTCTCCTCCGTGCTTTTAAGCTAGCTCGTCGCCAGTCCTATTCCTCTCTACTCGATCTCAAG CAACTTGTGTCCGAAAAAGACCTAATTGTAAGAGAGGAAGCATGTCGAATTGGTTTGCTCTTTGGGGGATTTAGTGGTTCATATCATGCTCTAAGATGCTTGCTAAGAAAGCTGAGAAGAAAAGAGACACCCTTAAATGC AATTTTAGCAGGTTCAGTGGCAGGTCTGTCTATTTTAGCATTAGATGATTCCAACAGGCGGCGGACTCTTGCCTTGTATCTTCTGGCAAGGCTATCACAG TGCGCGTATAATTCTGCCAAATCCAAGAACCGGTTTCATCTCTGGGGAAGTCACTGGAGTCATGGGGATTCTTTACTCTTTGCATTGGCATGTGCCCAG GTTATGTATTGCTTCATAATGCGTCCTGAGAGCCTTCCAAAAGCATATAGAGATTTCATTCAGAAGACTGGGCCTGTTGCAGCACCAGTCTACAAAGCTGTTAAGGATTGCTGTAGAGGCTCTCCAGTTGATGTTGCTTCATTACATGCCTATTTGTCCAAAGCAAAGGGCTCTACTACTATGAAGTTGGAAGAGTTTCCTTCTATTATTCCATGCTCTGTGATTCACCCTGGGACCAAATCTTGCTTAGTTCATGATGCTAATGCAGCGGCAGCTACTTTCCGGAAAACATTTCCTCTTTACTTCTCTTTGACTTTTGTGCCCTTTGTCGTTCTACGCTTGCAGAag TTTATGGATGCTCCTACACGCACCTGTTGGTATGCTCTTACAGGGGCTGTTCGCTCGACAACCTTCTTGTCCGCTTTTGTTGGAATCTTTCAG GCTGTCATATGTTGCCACCGGAAGGTGGCATCAAAGGACCATAAGCTTGTATATTGGGTAGCTGGGGCTCTCTCAGGCCTATCTGTGTTGCTGGAGAAGAAAGCTAGACGTGGAGAACTTGCCTTGTATGTTCTTCCTCGAGCTGCAGATTCTTTGTGGTATATATTGGTGAATCGCCATTTGCTTCCGGATATCAAGAATGCTGAG GTGCCCTTGTTTTGTGCCTGTATGGGTGGTATTATGTACTACCTGGAGCATGAACCAGACACCATGGCTCCCTTCCTCAGAGGCCTGATCCGCCGCTTCCTTGCAAGCAGAATCAGCAATCCTACTCCTCCATCAAGTAAAGGTGCCTCCTATACATATCTACACACTCACGATGCCATGAAAGAGACAAAAATGGCAGAAATCCGTGAGACTGAAACTTTAACTGCAGAGAAGTACAACCTTGAATCAATTCCAGGACTTTGA